The following are encoded in a window of Fusobacterium sp. DD2 genomic DNA:
- a CDS encoding ABC transporter substrate-binding protein: MGRDEMVYGLVPKERILALSGNSHKNEMRSALWNKIDDIEEVHDNIEKVIVMEPDIVIAPDWTKKTVVAHLEEAGIYVYIYKTPRSFQEEIETIYELAKILEVEEAGEKIVSNMKKRLEKVQKKIKELDITPPRVLEYSHYGSTNGKGSMFDDMLSQIYITNVANEIDANGFAKLSKESVLAANPEIILIPIWDSTDKKECSKFFDFIKNDKSMQEIEAIKNGDIYPIPGKYIYMYSQYIIDGIEEIAKIVYKIEIEA; encoded by the coding sequence ATGGGAAGAGATGAAATGGTCTATGGACTTGTACCTAAAGAACGTATTCTAGCTCTTAGTGGCAATTCTCACAAAAACGAAATGAGGTCAGCTCTGTGGAACAAAATAGATGATATTGAAGAGGTACATGACAACATAGAAAAGGTCATTGTTATGGAACCTGATATTGTAATTGCTCCAGACTGGACTAAAAAAACTGTTGTTGCACATTTAGAAGAGGCTGGAATTTATGTTTATATATATAAGACCCCCAGAAGTTTTCAAGAAGAAATTGAGACTATTTATGAACTTGCCAAAATATTAGAGGTTGAAGAAGCTGGAGAAAAAATAGTATCTAACATGAAAAAAAGGCTTGAAAAGGTGCAGAAAAAAATAAAAGAGCTGGATATAACTCCACCAAGAGTTCTTGAATACTCTCATTATGGAAGTACCAATGGAAAGGGAAGCATGTTTGATGATATGCTATCTCAAATCTATATTACAAATGTTGCTAATGAGATAGATGCAAATGGTTTTGCAAAGCTTTCTAAAGAGAGTGTCCTTGCAGCTAATCCTGAAATAATTCTCATTCCTATTTGGGATTCTACAGATAAGAAAGAGTGCAGCAAATTTTTTGACTTTATAAAAAATGATAAAAGTATGCAGGAGATTGAAGCTATTAAAAATGGAGATATCTACCCTATCCCTGGAAAATATATCTATATGTATTCACAATATATAATAGATGGAATAGAGGAGATAGCCAAAATTGTATATAAAATAGAAATAGAGGCCTAA